The Haladaptatus cibarius D43 genome window below encodes:
- a CDS encoding ion transporter, with the protein MYRRTRRRVNQLFQVGAGGRIGQYIDSFILALIVANVASVILETVEPLYAAYQTEFYLFELASVVIFSIEYFGRLWAATEHPEYQHPIWGRLRYATSSFMIIDLLAILPFFLGVFFDLRFLRMFRLLRFLRLFKLARYSRSMRLFVTVITDKKEDFLVASSVGGILLLFSSSLMYFVEHEAQPEVFSSILAAMWWGVVTLTTVGYGDVHPVTPLGKLLGAVVAVIGIGLFALPASILASGFVEESQHETKYACPHCGEHVSEHDLHELE; encoded by the coding sequence ATGTATCGGCGGACTCGTCGTCGGGTGAATCAACTCTTTCAGGTCGGAGCAGGTGGGCGAATCGGGCAGTACATCGACTCGTTCATTCTCGCTCTCATCGTTGCGAACGTCGCAAGCGTCATCCTCGAAACGGTCGAACCGCTCTACGCGGCGTATCAGACCGAGTTCTATCTGTTCGAACTGGCGAGCGTGGTCATCTTCTCCATCGAATACTTCGGGCGACTGTGGGCCGCGACGGAGCATCCCGAATACCAGCACCCAATCTGGGGACGACTGCGATATGCGACCTCGTCGTTCATGATAATCGACCTGCTAGCCATCCTGCCGTTCTTCCTCGGGGTTTTCTTCGACCTGCGGTTCCTGCGGATGTTCCGCCTGCTTCGATTTCTTCGGTTGTTCAAACTCGCGCGATACTCCCGGTCGATGCGGCTGTTCGTCACCGTCATTACGGACAAAAAGGAGGATTTCCTCGTCGCTTCCTCGGTCGGTGGCATTCTTTTGCTGTTTTCCTCGTCGCTGATGTACTTCGTCGAACACGAAGCGCAACCGGAGGTGTTCAGTTCGATTCTCGCCGCGATGTGGTGGGGCGTGGTGACGCTGACGACTGTGGGCTACGGCGACGTGCATCCGGTGACGCCCCTCGGAAAGCTGCTGGGTGCAGTCGTCGCGGTCATTGGAATCGGACTGTTCGCGCTTCCCGCATCGATTTTAGCCTCGGGATTCGTGGAGGAGTCACAGCACGAGACGAAATACGCCTGCCCGCACTGCGGAGAACACGTTTCGGAACACGACCTACACGAGTTGGAGTAA
- a CDS encoding DUF7557 family protein produces the protein MPKIELDEETVSRLDNLRVEDESYDELVTELINIYEAEELTLFHGGDYSSD, from the coding sequence ATGCCCAAAATAGAACTCGACGAGGAAACCGTCTCGCGCCTCGACAACCTTCGCGTTGAAGACGAATCCTACGACGAACTCGTCACCGAACTCATCAACATCTACGAAGCCGAAGAGTTGACGCTGTTCCACGGCGGCGACTATTCGAGCGACTGA
- a CDS encoding DsrE family protein, whose amino-acid sequence MQSVIHLVSGDESEQQTALAIAKNLLDDESGTIDDVAIVAQAGGIEAVTAGGNGQEQVRSLMDDGVPFKACSNTLDVMDLDESDLIDGIETVPEGAVEVTRLQNEGYAYMRP is encoded by the coding sequence ATGCAATCCGTAATTCACCTGGTTTCCGGCGACGAAAGCGAACAGCAGACTGCACTCGCAATCGCCAAAAATCTCCTTGACGACGAAAGTGGCACGATTGACGACGTTGCCATCGTTGCGCAGGCGGGCGGTATCGAAGCCGTCACTGCTGGGGGGAACGGGCAAGAACAGGTACGGTCGCTGATGGACGACGGCGTCCCGTTCAAGGCCTGTAGCAACACCCTCGACGTGATGGACTTAGACGAATCCGACCTCATCGACGGCATCGAAACCGTTCCGGAAGGTGCCGTCGAAGTCACGCGACTGCAAAACGAGGGCTACGCGTACATGCGGCCGTAG
- a CDS encoding glycosyltransferase yields MSRWVAAFTDTYLPTINGVTYTIRSWRDCWERNGGRMDVAYPRSNEYVPEKGEHPIGSLPFPFYDGYRLGTPRIPKAVTDAEIVHAHTPFAIGLGGLRLAWKQDTPFVTSYHTPTGEYADYLVSNESAAEYVERASVAYERWFFGRSDAVLTPSEATREHVVETVGVDAPVHVVPNGIDIGRFHPVEIADFVDKYDLDGDRPLVGYTGRHGYEKRLSELIAAAEGTDFTVLFGGDGPARKSLEKQASESDIDVRFLGFLERDEMPAFYSALDVFAFPSPVETQGLVALEANACGTPVVGANAGALENTITEGETGYHFESGNTEEFQDAIRRTLSEYDRLRESCLARRSEISVERAVDKLERVYENLL; encoded by the coding sequence ATGAGCCGATGGGTCGCCGCGTTCACGGATACGTATCTGCCGACGATAAACGGCGTCACCTACACGATTCGGTCGTGGCGCGACTGCTGGGAGAGAAACGGCGGCCGGATGGACGTGGCGTATCCACGATCCAACGAGTACGTTCCCGAGAAAGGCGAACACCCCATCGGCAGTCTTCCGTTTCCGTTCTACGACGGCTATCGACTCGGAACCCCCCGGATTCCGAAAGCCGTCACCGACGCCGAAATCGTCCACGCACACACCCCCTTTGCCATCGGACTCGGCGGCCTTCGACTCGCGTGGAAACAGGACACGCCGTTCGTCACTTCGTATCACACTCCGACAGGCGAATACGCGGACTACCTCGTTTCCAACGAGTCCGCGGCCGAATACGTCGAACGCGCGTCGGTCGCCTACGAACGCTGGTTTTTCGGTCGCTCCGACGCGGTTCTCACGCCGAGCGAAGCGACCCGCGAGCACGTCGTAGAAACGGTGGGCGTGGACGCTCCGGTTCATGTCGTTCCGAACGGTATCGACATCGGGCGATTCCATCCCGTCGAAATCGCCGACTTCGTGGACAAATACGACCTCGACGGTGATCGACCGCTCGTCGGCTACACCGGCAGGCACGGTTACGAAAAGCGACTCTCGGAACTCATTGCCGCCGCCGAGGGAACCGATTTCACCGTCCTTTTCGGTGGCGACGGCCCTGCACGGAAATCGCTCGAAAAACAGGCCAGCGAATCCGACATCGACGTTCGATTCCTCGGCTTTTTAGAACGGGACGAGATGCCAGCCTTCTACTCCGCGCTGGACGTGTTCGCCTTCCCGAGTCCGGTCGAAACCCAAGGGCTCGTTGCCCTCGAAGCGAACGCCTGCGGGACGCCCGTGGTCGGCGCAAATGCGGGCGCACTGGAAAATACGATCACCGAAGGAGAGACGGGCTATCACTTCGAAAGCGGCAACACCGAGGAATTTCAGGATGCGATTCGACGCACACTATCGGAGTACGACCGACTCAGGGAATCCTGTCTCGCCCGACGTTCGGAAATCAGCGTCGAGCGGGCGGTGGACAAACTCGAACGAGTGTACGAGAATCTGCTTTAG
- a CDS encoding DUF7563 family protein, with protein MTTTDSRLTSRNDTVTENRCRSCGSFVTRDFARVFGNNENDVFGCLECMTATEVKKGGARAEHVDTTKLIGGREPLR; from the coding sequence ATGACAACGACAGACAGCAGGCTTACCAGTCGAAATGACACCGTCACCGAAAATCGGTGCCGAAGTTGTGGTTCGTTCGTGACCCGAGATTTCGCACGCGTGTTCGGGAACAACGAGAACGACGTGTTCGGATGCCTCGAATGCATGACTGCCACGGAGGTGAAAAAAGGTGGGGCACGGGCGGAACACGTGGACACGACCAAGCTTATCGGTGGCCGAGAACCGCTCCGCTAA
- a CDS encoding glycosyltransferase family 4 protein, with protein sequence MRALNYLELESQLDRSGIGTATKHQRKALTGTDVDVVISPWRGGTPVHGLASRAVGRDFFADFDVAHCNVIGPGSVAVARHAKREGIPLVLHAHVTSEDFAESFRGSTLAARPLRRYLKWFYSQADMVLCPSQYTKSVLEAYPIDAPIRPISNGVDAESLSGFESLRDEYRDRYDLSGMVAFTMGNVFERKGLTTFCQLAQKTNFDFAWFGPYDTGPQASSTVKKWVQNPPENVTFSGWIDDKRGAFAAGDVLCFPAKDENQGIAVLEAMACGKAVVLRDIPVFNEFYTHGEDCLMCETEAEFQRALELLDRNPELRERLGENARKTAREHSLERLGDRLTRTYRELA encoded by the coding sequence GTGCGCGCACTCAACTACCTCGAACTGGAATCCCAACTCGACCGGAGCGGTATCGGAACCGCCACGAAGCATCAGCGAAAGGCGCTCACGGGGACTGACGTGGATGTCGTCATCTCGCCGTGGCGAGGCGGAACGCCGGTTCATGGTCTCGCTTCCCGGGCGGTAGGACGCGATTTCTTCGCGGATTTCGACGTGGCCCACTGCAACGTTATCGGGCCGGGTTCGGTCGCAGTCGCGCGCCACGCAAAGCGCGAAGGGATTCCCCTCGTGCTTCACGCGCACGTCACCAGCGAGGACTTCGCAGAGAGTTTTCGCGGTTCGACGCTCGCCGCACGGCCACTCCGACGCTATCTGAAATGGTTTTACTCGCAGGCCGATATGGTGCTCTGTCCAAGTCAGTACACGAAGTCCGTCCTCGAAGCGTATCCAATCGACGCCCCGATTCGTCCGATTTCGAACGGCGTGGACGCGGAGTCGCTTTCGGGATTCGAATCCCTGCGTGATGAGTACCGCGACAGATACGACCTGTCCGGGATGGTCGCGTTCACCATGGGCAACGTCTTCGAGCGAAAAGGTCTGACGACGTTCTGCCAACTCGCACAGAAAACCAACTTCGACTTCGCGTGGTTCGGCCCGTACGACACCGGCCCGCAGGCCAGTTCGACGGTGAAAAAGTGGGTGCAGAATCCGCCGGAGAACGTGACGTTTTCGGGGTGGATCGACGACAAACGCGGCGCGTTCGCGGCGGGCGACGTACTCTGTTTCCCGGCGAAAGACGAAAACCAAGGCATCGCCGTCCTCGAAGCGATGGCCTGCGGTAAAGCTGTCGTCCTCCGTGACATCCCGGTGTTCAACGAATTTTACACCCACGGCGAGGACTGTCTCATGTGCGAGACGGAAGCGGAGTTCCAGCGCGCGCTGGAACTCCTCGACCGAAACCCGGAACTGCGCGAGCGACTGGGCGAAAACGCGCGAAAAACTGCACGGGAACATAGTTTGGAACGACTCGGTGACAGACTTACACGAACGTACCGCGAACTCGCGTAA
- a CDS encoding ribonuclease P protein component 4, translating into MTVAQERIERLAGLASDAAADCNDERAREYVRLAKRIAERNRLLLPHQFKRFTCDSCDSYLRPGKNARVRLQDDHVVITCDCGTQARYPYE; encoded by the coding sequence ATGACTGTAGCTCAAGAGAGAATAGAGCGACTCGCAGGGCTTGCGAGCGACGCCGCCGCCGACTGTAACGACGAGCGCGCACGGGAGTACGTCCGGCTTGCTAAACGAATCGCCGAGCGAAATCGTCTTTTGCTCCCCCACCAGTTCAAGCGATTTACCTGCGACTCCTGTGACTCTTACCTCCGCCCCGGAAAAAACGCACGCGTCAGATTACAGGACGACCACGTCGTCATTACCTGCGACTGCGGCACGCAGGCGCGGTATCCCTACGAATAA
- a CDS encoding HD domain-containing protein, which yields MDDPEMEPTENGRRSYDPDADHAFPDEKLNEVLEFIDNDVEIQTYLDAQNINAVARKGYNDHGSKHIEIVLNRALLLYDLLKRGGVEFNGAADEGLDEEDESVIVAFAATLHDIGHIVHRDDHSYYSIPLAAGVLDRVLPNFYDTADTVRMKGEILHAILCHHTEEDPLTTEAGVIRVSDALDMEHGRSRIPYEKGGRGINTVSSQAIKKVSLREGDTIPVLVEIEMMNAAGVYQVDNLLKAKLHKSGLEDDIRIVALNVCEGSDNIVERMEL from the coding sequence ATGGACGACCCCGAAATGGAGCCGACCGAAAACGGACGACGCTCCTACGACCCCGACGCCGACCACGCCTTTCCGGACGAAAAGCTGAACGAGGTACTGGAGTTCATCGACAACGACGTCGAGATTCAGACGTATCTGGACGCCCAAAATATCAACGCCGTGGCGCGAAAAGGATACAACGACCACGGCTCGAAACACATCGAAATCGTCCTCAATCGTGCGCTCCTCCTCTACGATCTGCTGAAGCGCGGCGGCGTCGAGTTCAACGGTGCCGCGGACGAAGGACTGGACGAAGAAGACGAAAGCGTCATCGTCGCCTTTGCCGCGACGCTCCACGACATTGGCCACATCGTCCACCGCGACGACCACTCGTACTATTCGATTCCGCTGGCTGCGGGCGTTCTCGACCGCGTTCTCCCGAATTTCTACGACACGGCGGATACAGTTCGAATGAAAGGCGAGATTCTGCACGCGATTCTCTGCCACCACACGGAAGAAGACCCGCTCACGACCGAAGCAGGAGTCATTCGTGTTTCCGACGCACTCGACATGGAACACGGTCGGTCGCGCATTCCATACGAAAAAGGTGGACGCGGCATTAACACGGTCTCCAGTCAGGCCATCAAGAAAGTCAGTCTGAGAGAGGGCGACACCATCCCGGTTCTCGTGGAAATCGAGATGATGAACGCGGCGGGCGTCTATCAGGTTGACAACCTGCTCAAGGCGAAACTCCACAAATCTGGCTTGGAGGACGACATCCGAATCGTCGCCCTGAACGTCTGCGAAGGAAGCGACAACATCGTCGAACGAATGGAACTCTAA
- a CDS encoding protein sorting system archaetidylserine decarboxylase encodes MQLAPGAWRYALPAFLLAGPVGLLSPIATLLALGFGGATLLFFRDPARESPKYGVLSPADGRVSVIREEGNRVRVGVFMNVTDVHINRAPLSGQVESVEHEPGKHRPAFSKESDNNEKVHIRFSEYDLTLIAGAFARRIHPYVEGGETLERGQRLGHIAFGSRADVLLPESFDVKDVGVAEGERVRAGETVLAASAAHSAETSE; translated from the coding sequence ATGCAGCTCGCACCCGGCGCGTGGCGGTACGCGCTCCCGGCGTTTTTGCTCGCCGGGCCGGTCGGATTACTGTCACCGATTGCCACTCTGCTGGCACTCGGTTTCGGCGGCGCAACGCTCCTGTTCTTCCGCGACCCGGCGCGCGAATCGCCGAAGTACGGCGTCCTCTCGCCAGCGGATGGCCGCGTCTCCGTGATTCGAGAGGAAGGAAACCGCGTCCGCGTCGGCGTGTTCATGAACGTCACCGACGTTCACATCAATCGCGCGCCGCTGTCCGGGCAGGTCGAGTCGGTCGAACACGAACCCGGAAAACATCGCCCCGCGTTCAGCAAGGAGTCAGACAACAACGAGAAGGTTCACATCCGGTTTTCGGAGTACGATTTGACGCTCATCGCGGGTGCCTTCGCGCGCCGGATTCATCCCTACGTCGAGGGTGGCGAGACGCTGGAACGAGGACAACGACTCGGCCACATCGCGTTCGGCAGTCGCGCGGACGTGCTCCTTCCCGAATCGTTCGACGTGAAGGACGTTGGCGTAGCCGAGGGAGAACGCGTCCGCGCGGGAGAAACCGTTTTAGCCGCATCTGCCGCCCACAGTGCTGAAACCTCCGAGTAG
- a CDS encoding Sec-independent protein translocase subunit TatA/TatB encodes MIPLFGPVPGGMELAVILLIAVLLFGANKIPKLARSTGEAMGEFKKGRQEVEDELREMQDSGSSSSPSGDASEFDDEPRRTDTSTETSTNTETETESGQ; translated from the coding sequence ATGATACCACTATTCGGGCCGGTTCCCGGTGGGATGGAGCTTGCGGTGATTCTGCTCATCGCAGTGCTTCTGTTCGGTGCAAACAAGATTCCAAAACTCGCGCGCTCGACGGGTGAGGCGATGGGCGAGTTCAAGAAAGGCCGTCAAGAAGTCGAGGATGAACTCCGCGAGATGCAGGATTCCGGTTCGTCCAGCTCGCCGTCCGGCGACGCGAGCGAATTTGACGACGAACCACGCCGCACCGACACCAGTACTGAAACCAGCACCAACACCGAAACCGAAACCGAATCCGGACAGTAA
- a CDS encoding DUF5799 family protein: MARQQWTDMIVGDRMAVDRDFSQRVTDSRFSRQEWGLIMTAVEFDIENPEDDDRAKLVADTSKVRQVMPEMENIQSQMSAMGGKPQKKESKGIFSSVKDALGMGGGGGNGIDEERLAAAEELAQEYADELQDHLESNDKWNRVRTAVQE; encoded by the coding sequence ATGGCCAGACAACAGTGGACGGATATGATTGTGGGGGACAGAATGGCCGTGGATAGGGACTTTTCCCAACGAGTCACGGACTCGCGTTTCTCCCGGCAGGAGTGGGGGCTGATTATGACCGCCGTCGAGTTCGACATCGAAAATCCGGAGGACGACGACCGGGCCAAACTCGTCGCCGACACGAGCAAGGTTCGACAGGTGATGCCCGAGATGGAGAACATCCAATCGCAGATGAGCGCGATGGGTGGCAAACCGCAGAAAAAAGAGAGCAAGGGAATTTTTAGTTCGGTCAAAGACGCCCTCGGAATGGGTGGCGGCGGTGGCAACGGAATCGACGAAGAACGCCTCGCCGCCGCGGAAGAGTTGGCACAGGAGTACGCCGACGAACTCCAAGACCACCTCGAATCGAACGACAAGTGGAACCGCGTCAGAACGGCGGTACAGGAGTGA